A region from the Myxococcales bacterium genome encodes:
- a CDS encoding sigma-70 family RNA polymerase sigma factor, whose product MALESAAASGAQAPLTLDEAFREHGRFVAGVAYRVLGRDSDVDDVVQDVFLDAMRGLQQLRDAQAIRGWLRVVAIRKCKRRLSVRRLKGVLGFDDAPSYAEVASPDASPEQRALLTRVYAALDRIPAEERVAWIVRHIEEEKLEDVARLCGCSLATAKRRIAAAEAKLREMFSQ is encoded by the coding sequence ATGGCCCTTGAGAGCGCCGCCGCGTCCGGGGCGCAGGCGCCCCTGACCCTCGACGAGGCGTTCCGTGAGCACGGGCGTTTCGTCGCCGGGGTGGCGTATCGCGTTCTTGGGCGAGACTCCGATGTGGACGACGTCGTGCAAGACGTCTTTCTCGACGCGATGCGCGGCCTGCAGCAGCTTCGCGACGCGCAGGCCATTCGCGGGTGGCTCCGCGTGGTAGCCATCCGAAAATGCAAACGCCGTCTGTCAGTTCGACGCCTCAAGGGCGTATTGGGCTTCGATGACGCCCCCAGCTACGCGGAGGTCGCGTCGCCCGACGCGAGTCCCGAGCAGCGAGCGTTGCTCACGCGCGTGTACGCGGCGCTTGACCGAATTCCCGCGGAGGAACGCGTCGCGTGGATTGTTCGTCATATCGAGGAGGAGAAGCTCGAGGATGTCGCGCGTCTGTGCGGCTGCTCACTCGCAACGGCCAAGCGTCGCATCGCCGCTGCCGAGGCTAAACTCCGGGAGATGTTTTCCCAATGA